ATTTTAATGTCATTATATTGTATTTGTTGCAACTGTTAGTTCGGTGGGCTGTCTTGGATTGACGGTTTTTCGGTTTAATGTGATTGGCATATGGCtatatataatctttatttgtatagcaccaacttattccgcagcgcttatgtttactaccgtatataccggcatataagacgacttttgaaccacgaaaaatctgctctgaagtcgggggtcgtcttatacgccggtaatattctcttttttgtgtctcaaaaaaaataaaaataaaaaatcattactcacctcccccagcgttctgcagcgctggtgcaggctgtcgctccctcctggtccccggcagagcattgctttctggacgcagggcttgaaatccccgcctccagaaagctaatactgtgattggctaacacacgctgtcagccaatcacagccattcaatgacggctgtgattggctgaaggcacgtgtgttttagccaatcacagccattcaatgatgtcattgaatggctgtgattggctaacacatgccgtcagccaatcacagtattagctttctggaggcggggattttaagccctgtgtccagaaagcaatgctctgctggggactaggagggagcgacagcctgcagcagcgccacagaacgccggggaaggtgagtaatgattttttttttttgctccactgtattccaggcgtataaggtgacagttgggggttcgtcttatacgccccatcgccttatatgccggaataTAAAGTTCACACAGGTGATATTTTCTGAGGTTGACAAAGTGTagcattttaattatttttggcatggaggaataaagctaGTGAAACTTTTTGCACCGATTTATGCTTCTTTCTTCTAACCTTTAGGCTGGAGGCACATATGCAGCTTTTGTGGTATTTTTTGAACccaaagccaggagtggattCAAAGAGAAGGGGAAGACTAAAGGAAGGATTATTTTATGTATCATGTCTGGCGttttgctattaaaaaaaaaatgcgagAATAAGTAGTAATATTTAAAATATTTACTTACTGGAAAAGGGGAAAAAGCTCCTATAGATGAGACAATCACAATACTACCGCCGCTGTGAAAACAGAAACAGACCTGCGGGTGAGCAATAGTGATGAGATGTAGAAGGCAATTATTGACGCAGTACAAAAATATAAGTCATCCATAATGCTACTAGTTGAATAGTGGAGCTACACGCTAGAAAGCCCGATCTTTTAAACCaggttaatttttttatttattacccccagcaaactgggtactcattatGCCGACCTTGGAatgatggaaggccgagtcagtcggattgaacccgcaaccttcgggtcgtgagcaagagtttaggttgcgtactgctgccttaatactctgtgCCATTCATAACCCCAATTTAGACTTACGTGGCAGCGGCAGGCGCCAGTGGCGGCTGACATTGTTACTTCTATACCCCCTATCGTTAGGCCTATGCAGGGATTAATACCGATTTTGTAAATATCTAACTGAAGATATACAGTGCAATATATGTTATACACGTCTATAGATTGTGAACTGTACACATAGTTTGTAGTTTCTTATTCACTTCAGTAATGTTAAGTTGCAGTACAACAAATGTAGATTGTGCTAAACAGATCACACTAGTAAAGAAAAGCCCACTTCATACCCCCAAATCCTCACCCTCTTTCCTGCATTTTGGGCACCACAAGCTTCACCAACAGGAATGTTGCTTTAATATTAACGTCCAGAATCTGAGAAAAGAATAGTGAGCAGAGTGACTATGTGAGTGATATATCACTAAAGACCAGTGCAACTACTGTTAACGGAAGGGACCTGCTACGTACCCGGGCTCTCTTAGACTTCTATCCCAGAGACCCTACTGGGCAAACATTACTGGAAACGAAAGCCATACACAgtattgtattgtattgtattgtaaaaggatttccgtcctgcctcccgccgctctctccctctatccgactcgggagaccgaaatccttcccgctaaaacccttccgtcgcaagacagccgactcgggaggcaacacacaaccggttgcccctagtcgccctcctcctcccgactcagagagccgcgagccgttcctcggctaggccacgtttctctgcagggactacggcctgacagagccgggaggcgacaggctgaccacacacactataccaaaaagagggagggggggaaggtAGCCATCAGctccccgttcccccccccccccccccgcacatcagctggctccaagaactccccccccttccgaacgccTCTATGACAATGTCGCGATACCTCTACAACCCTTTCCACTaactaaaactgccccctatatactaaagtaagggcgggtgggtgggacttcctcgtggcctccgtcttctcctcttctgcttcttcttcctccgttgccgcctaaggatgctcctccccctgctgttcccgcactttctctctaacttccccctctactcctaCCTATATTACACCCCCCTCTTCTCCCTTctattaaccctggcctccccgttaaccctgtcatgggctgcctccatatatatccccgggggctactattccggcgcctctgGAATGTTGCTTTAACATTAACGTCCAGAATCTGAGAAAAGAATAGTGAGCAGAGTGACTATGTGAGTGATATATCACTAAAGACCAGTGCAACTACTGTTAACGGAAGGGACCTGCTACGTACATGGGCTCTCTTAGACTTCTATCCCAGAGACCCTTTTTCTGGGCAAACATTACTGTAAACGAAAGATTCATACACAGTATGCCTTTGGAAAAGTTTTTCTGTGGCAGGTGCCACACTTTATTtgtatccatcacacacagggagCTTGAAGCCAATCATGGCACTAAACTCCTGGGAGTAGCCAGACCTTACCTGGCACCCAAGGCTAGTCGGGCCTCGCTTGCTGCCCAATAACAGTCATGCTCACCTAGGCCATacgccttctctctcctcccaggCATTCTTTTTAAGGCAAGCTGCTCCCTGGGATTGACAGATCTCCCCCAGCCTGGGTCACCTAGGTTATCCCCCTAGGTTAGGTCCACCcaccttttttttacctttacctTCTCCAGCTCCCCAACACTTCCCTTCACATTCCTCCCGTTGCCCCACACAGAGTCATAAAGTTCAAGCTTCCGCCCTGTCCTGCTTATCAGACTGCCTGCCTTGCCTCCTTCCTCAAGCCCCTTGGCTGAATGGGGGGGAGGAAACAGGTCGGGGATCCTATTTACCCCTTCTACCTTCCCCGTGTGCTCGCAAGTGCCACCCCTCATGGCTCCTCATGCCTACTTTACTATCCCTCATCATTCTTAAGATCGATCAGATTATTGCTTTATCTGCTGCATCCGTGCTATTATGCTGGATAGGAAGGAGAGTCTAGCTACCACATATAGGGTAAATGAATGTGATCACAGCAAACTTTGATTGTGGGCACTGtggacaggtgtcagctgttaccCCCCAGCACCCACAGGCTTGggtcctgagcccactccatatccACCTCAGTGTCCAATGATATACAGGTACATCACTGGTTGTAGAGGAGACTGTggactgaacaatgatttttaaggtGAGCCTACAAAaccatcattcagctggagagagagataACAGGTACCGtaacgctgtgttctgcatgggaatcagagattacattgtaatctGTTGACAGCCCATACGAGTAaggggagctgtgtgcagagctgtgctctgcaaacagctcccggaggcccttttacgtgcaaatgaagctaataaagcatttatggacattagtgtccattaacactttatgtaaaatgattgccAAAACTGTCAATctgtcaatcgtttgaaagattgtctttgcgtgtaaatgggccttaagaactgGACAATTTATTGAGACTCTGGTCTGTGGAGTAGATTATTTTTCCATTCCACGGGATGGGAAAAGTATCTGGCAATTTCCAAGGACTTTACACTGACCTCCAGAAAATGATTGTATATAACACTGACCAGCGAGGAATACATTGTGTATACTGATGAGGCAGTACAAGCAGTGATGGCATTGTAATACATGAAGTGCTTTTTAAACCAGTCTTACCTTTTCCCACACTTCCTCTGTAGAGTCCAATACGTCCCCcacaaaggggttaacagcagcatTAGAAACAAGGATATCAACTCCCCCAAATTTCTGTATAGCCTGGAAAATGGATGCATGAAAAGAGTTTACCATGTAATCAACATGGCTGGAGGTTACATCTGATAGCAAATATATTAATACTCTATTAAtgggttaaaggtgttgtctcatgAGAGACAACCAACTTCAAAAGATGTTGGAATGATCAGCTAATCCCCACAGGCCATGCTCCGGGCGCTTGAGACAAAACTCATTTACCAGGGCAGGTGGATGTCCGGCAGGCGTTTACTGCAGAGGAAATGTAGTAATGagtccattcagatgaatggccatcAGTGTACTAGATGGCTCATACCGCCTGAACAGCAAGGTTTCATACAGAACAGCTTTCCATTGTGGCTCATAGAGGGGGTCTCAAGTGGGAGACAACCCTTCCCCATGACATCCATGTGCCCTAATGGGGTAGACAGACAGGGCTTGTCTTCATAAGACATTGCCTTTTATTTGTTGCCAGGAGACAAAAAGTAATTGGATGGCAAAATAAACTGTAGCAatcagtgccaggcagctgccgTCAAGTCGAATAGGATCATAGGTGTGTATCAAAAAGGGCACAGATGCACATGATGAGAATATAAATGACTTTTCAGACCACACAAACACTGGGGCAGATTATATAATACCGTCTAATAGACATCGCAAACTTAGTCTTAAAATGCGTCAGATTTATCCCAACGGAAAATAGtttagtacggtgttagccaatggagcaaagtgtgattgtcctcagtgagagaaaccaagtcatcttgtagataccctttaatggttaacaaagaCATGATTTTctagtgagcttttgaacctactcggGGTTCTTCCCCAGGCCAAATGGAACAGATCTACAGACGTATTTACATAAAACACATCACATGATCATATGCGAGGGCACAAACACAGTATGATTAACTGGCACTTGAAATGaattccagaacaggatgagacggcacagacatgatgtaatTTCTGTAAAGAGTTTCTCATATCTCAATCTCCACTgttgcaaaccccccccccaagatCCTTTCTGATTTAACACATGGACTGCAGGATGATAAATTTGACATATCTTTAGACTGTCTATTCTAACGCTACACTGCCCATTAGTTGGCTTGGTATCCTCGaccaattttgcaccaaaatactGACTGGCAAAATGTTGCAATAAACCCCACCCTTTCCTCAGCTACAGGAGGGGATTCATTacatttatttaaagggacatGAACGGAAAAGGAATTTATTTTTTACCCTTTAATCAGGACAGTTAGCAACTACCCCATAGATGTTGTATCTCCTCACCCCTGAGGAACACTGCAGAATAGCTTGAACTACGGTAGAGGGACGTATGACTTTTTTCATCCTATGTACAAATAACCTTTGCTATGTAAATGGGGGATTTTTCGAAGtcttgtggggggaggggggggggggaaacaacaaaaagaaaaaaacaaaatcgctTGGAGAATGGCCGCCCCCACCAGAGTTCTTTCAGAAGGAATGCATTACGCACTTACGGTGTTCACTAGTTTTACTCGGTCTTCATTCTTCCCCACGTGACAGACTGTCCCTTCTACATCCAGATCTTCCATTTTCAGTTCTTGAACAGCCTTGTCCACATTTTGTTGCTTTCGGCTACTGACAAGAACCTTAGCACCATCCTGAGCAAGTCGTCGTGCAATAGCCAAGCCGATTCTGTAAAGGCGTTTGACATTACAAAGCTTTATACAAACAGTCCAAATTAGTCTCATAGCATGCAACTAAGGGGGATTCAACATGACCAACCTCTGTTACTCCAAATAGCTCCCCATACACAGTAGATCATTGGCCAACTTTTATCTGTCGTATATATCCAGCTTTCCGGCCAGAAGGGCTACAGACTAATCTGTATAATGGAATAATGCTAGCAAATCTGTTTGCAGTCTACAGCCTGCCTACATGGGGATTGATAAGTCATAGATCCCCATGTATAACCAGTGCATCATCACACAGGCGTACGCAGTTTTGGTCTAcggtgtatgtgtttttttatgcttctattgcatccgtattcactgcatttttcatgcacgGAAAGAAAACCtcaagaaggcccaattgatgtcactttttccCCCAACTGTCTCCTGTGATCTATCATCCTTTTATACTGCGTTTTTAATGCAAATTCACAGTGAAATTAAACTTTCATGTCTGTGTTTGAAACCACATAACCTCAAACCCGGAACATTGAAGGAATGTCATTTTTTAGTTCAATACGGGGCCATATTTTACTAGGCATCATCACCGCTGTAAAAATTTTCAACTTCGTTGTTTACAAAAAAAAGGCTAAACAGGGAAGACAACTTCCCGAGCCGGCGAGTCAGAAGTGTGCTCAGGGCACTCGTCACTTTCTACCCCATTCGTCTTGACAGATTGTGCATAGTGCATCAGTAAGTAGGAGGAGACAATATCCAGAAGAACATGACACTTCCATCTGGAGGCACACTGACAGTCAGGTGATGAGATGCAACGCTCCTCCTGCTCCAGGCCAGCGGGCAGTACAGCGGGCATGTTCAATGCCACCTCCATTAACTCTTTAGGCGCATTGTGTGGATGCTCCTATTCTAAATGTAAATGACAAAGGAACAACTAGATATttcaaggtgcttttacatggaacacttAGCATtcggattcctgcgatccagtgaTAATcttaatgattatcactcagtgtaaacgcgTGCACCAACTGGACAACAAACGAGACCTCGTTCAGCTTCTGAATGTAAAAAACTGAACAAtgtatcattccatgtaaacaggcagtcgttcacttatgaataACTGCTTGCttaatgtgaatggaggcagggggCTGGAACGATGCCCGGCCCGCTCCGTCTCCGTTCACTAGCAATGACTGTTCCTGTGTAAAAATACCCTTAAACTGAATAATAAGTGTCGTGCCAAACAGATAAATTACCCATCTGTGGACGCCGTCACCAGAGCCACTTTGCCTTCCAGTTTCCTGGGAGCCTGCAGTCCCCTTACACGCTGCATTGTGTAAGATCCTCCTCTAGCGGGTGAGAAGGACAGCAAACGCCGGAGTGACAAGCGAAACATGGGAGAGAATAGTGGACTGCGCACCTAcaggagaagaggaggaagagtgcTGATAATAATCCAAGCAAAGAGCATCATATAGCGGCTGCAATACAGGTATTTGcatcaaagtgtgattgttctcagtaagagaaaccaagtaatcttgtagatatgataacttttaatggctaacaaaaatacatgatgttattgcgagctttcaaacctacttaggactCTTCTTCAGGCTAATGATACAAATGTAGTTCAAATTAAGTTAAAATTAATATTAAaacatacacatgatcacatggcatGGTACAGACATGGTAAACTTAATTTGTACTAGATTAATAACAGAgacaggataagagggcacatacattgtgattaatagcacttagataaatatcaGGGAGGGAGGGATGAGCAAAACAGTAAATAACACTAATAACCAGAGAAAACCTTTCTGACTTAAGTATATATTAATCACTTCATCATGGAAGAAACGAAAATGACATTGAAACGTTGagttagctcttggctctgagatgtagcccatGTAAGTTAAATATATGTAGCATTATTCTAATGCACCAGGTTACATGAGTGACAGTCGGGATAGGTCTTCTAACTACAAGATAAAAGTCTGGCCCCGAAGGAAAATCTCTGCCTCAGAGAAAAAAATGTCCAGCATGATCCTCTAGTAGAAAGAAACAAAATTCATTTGCCCCCTCTACATATaaaatttgttccattatgcctgaagaagagcTCCAAGaaggtctgaaagcttgcaataacattgtgtatttttgttagccattaaaaggtatcatatctacaagattacttggttcctcttactgagaacaatcactctTTACTTTACTGGCTAAACTCTTTTCGTTTTGCATCAGCAGGCTAACAGGGAAGCTGAGATTCGTAACTATACgagaaaaataaacttacctgaaACGTGGCGACAAATGCTGATGGGTTCTGGTTTGTTCTAATACAGTGCTTGGCTGGTAATGCACATGCTTAGGCAAAGTCAGGAATGGATACAATGGAAAGAGGACAAATATATAGTCTTCCCTTAGGATGCAACCAAGTGTCAACAAAAAATAAGACTGCCTTTATGCCCGCCAGTCCTCAAGCACCTGATCAGGTCATGGTGTGATCATATGAGCCATTACCAGGCGGTTTTATTATGAACTACAAAATCTCAACAGAGAAACCTGTAAAAAAGCCTGTTTATTTAATTGCATGTGATATAACTTGAGTAAAAAGGTACTTTTATACGGAACACTTATTCAGATTTCCGCGATCTATTGAGAATCTGAAATATTGTTCAGTGTAgatgcatgcaccgactgaacaacgaacaagaTGTGGCAAAGCTTGATGAACCAACCTCTTCAGATAAAGGCTGGTGTGGTACAGTTGGCAGACTCTGGATAGAAAGACTGAATTTGAGCCAATTCCGTTTCTGGAACCTCTTGTTGATATCAGCGATAATATTGCTAGCCAAATGAGCACTGACAGcgtagtagtagagatgagcgagcgtactcgtccgagcttgatgctcgttcgagtattagggtgttcgagatgctcgttactcgagacgagcaccacgcggtgctcgactccattacatttccttccctgagaaatttgcgcgcttttctggccaatagaaacacagggaaggcattacaacttcctcctgtgacattccagccctataccacccccctgcagtgagtggctggggagatcagatgacacccgagtatttaaatctgccccgctagcggctcgccacagatgcacgctgagagagatcagggaaagtgctgtcttgctgtagctgctatagggagagtgttaggtgttattttagtcttcaagaaccccaacggtccttcttagggccacatctgaccgtgtgcagtactgttgaggctgcttttagcagtgttgcacaatttattttttttttgtatatcgggcgtgcagaccatagcgtcctcagtctgcagtcattttacagagtataggggcagtactggtgaggcagggacagtgggaaaggtgaaagagacatactgtctatataggcagtgggctttttcaaaaaaaattggggaaaaatactatatttgggctgcctgtgaccgtcttcagtgtactgcatgtctgctgg
This region of Eleutherodactylus coqui strain aEleCoq1 chromosome 5, aEleCoq1.hap1, whole genome shotgun sequence genomic DNA includes:
- the LOC136628245 gene encoding dehydrogenase/reductase SDR family member 4-like, translating into MFRLSLRRLLSFSPARGGSYTMQRVRGLQAPRKLEGKVALVTASTDGIGLAIARRLAQDGAKVLVSSRKQQNVDKAVQELKMEDLDVEGTVCHVGKNEDRVKLVNTAIQKFGGVDILVSNAAVNPFVGDVLDSTEEVWEKILDVNIKATFLLVKLVVPKMQERGGGSIVIVSSIGAFSPFPALGPYCVSKTALLGLTKVLAPELTPLNIRVNCLAPGLIRTKFSSVMWENESVLDQAKLNLGISRIGEPEECAGAVSFLCSPDASYITGETLVVAGGAQSHL